The genomic interval GAGGCTCGCGTAGATGCCGCGTGACACGCCGCCTTCGCGTCCGAAGAATCCATGCCGCACGCCGGCCAACACGTCAGCGTGAAACGCCGGAGGGGAGGCCGCGCTCAAAATCCCGCCGGCGCCGGCAAGTTCGGGCTCGAAATGCAGATTACTTTGAACAACGCCCCCATCTGCTCAACATGCGTGAGCCGATGCACTTCGCGGCGGAGGCGTTCGCTGTGTTGCGGGTTGGCTTGCGCGAGCGCATCGGCGCGGACCTCAAGCCCCAGCGTGCGCAAGAATTGTCCTTGCGCGATCGGGCCGTGCACGGCGAGTCCTGCATTCTCCGCCAACGTGGCCAGCCGGCCGAAATCGACATGCGCCGTTAGGTCCGCTTCGCCCGGCGCATCAAGCACATCGACTTTCTTGTGGTTCTTCAGCGCTTGCAGTGTGTCCGCGCCCTCGGGCCGCACGTAGCCATAGTCAATAAACAGCGCGCGCCCTGGCGCTTCGTGTAAGCGCCGCTCCAACTCGTACACGACGGCCTCAAGCGCCGGCGCAATCTCACGCACCGCGCCGATCTCGTCCTCAGTTTCCTCAGCGCCAATCGGCGCACTCAAGCCGAAGATCAGTGCGCCAACTTCATCTGCGCCCACCAGCTTCTCATGCCAGCCTTCCTCGCCGCGCACGAACTGGCGCACTGGCAAGCAGTCCAGAAACTCATTCGCCACGATCAGCGAAGGCCCGGGCGGCGCATCGTCCAAGCGCACCGTCCATTCCGCGTCCGGTACGCGCTCAGCTTGCTCGTCGCGCAACGGCGCGCTTGTCTCCACCAGCACGATGTTCGAGTTTTCGCCGAAACCCGGAATGCCGCGCGTCGCGCGCAGCATGTCCTGCATCAGCACGCCACGGCCTGGGCCGATCTCGATGAAGTTGAACGCGGGCTTGCCGAATGCGTCCCATTCGTGTGCGCACCAGAGACCGATCAGCTCGCCGAACATCTGGCTTGCTTCGGGCGCCGTGAGGAAATCCGCGCTGGCGCCGCCGATTTGCGGGCGCGTCGCGTAATAGCCGTCCTCCGGATCGTACAAACACGCCGCCATGAATTCCGCGACCGTCATCGGCCCGTTTTCACGGATGTGTTCGACCAATCGCTCGCGCAGGCTCACGCCGCCGCCAGCTTCGGTTGCTTCAGTGCACGGTTGATCAGCCAGACGCCGAGCAGGATCATTGGGATTGAGAGCAGCATGCCCATGGTGATGACGCCGCGCAGCGCCTCGGGCATGTGCGCGTCAGGTTCACGCACCGTTTCCAGCAGCGCGCGGAAGAGGCCGTAGACCACCAGGAAAATGCCGACATTCATGCCAGGGCGGCGCAGGGTGTCGTATTTCAGCGTCGCGATGTTGATGATTGCAAACAGTGCGATGCCTTCAAGCGCGGCCTCGTACAATTGGCTGGGATGGCGGGGCTCGACGCCGGCGGGGCAGACACCGCCGCTTTGGTCGCGCAGGCGATCGTTACAGAAGATCATGCCGAACGGACTGTCAGTGACGCGGCCCCACAATTCGCCGTTGATGAAATTGGCGATGCGGCCAAAGAACAACCCGATCGGCGCCGCCGCCGCGGCGACATCGCCCAAGTGCAGCAGATCGACTTTGTCCGTCTTCGCCTTGGTGCGCGCCGCTTCCACTTCGGTTTTCAGAATCCATTTGTCGCCAAGCCGTGTGTATTCGCTGTCTTTGCCGTCCGGCGCTTTCTCGACGGCGTGCTTCGCCGCGAGCTTTTCGTATTGCTCTTCGTTGACGTGCGTTTGACGCGAGAACCACCACGCTGCCACCGCGACGCCAAGCAAGCCACCGTGGAAGCTCATGCCGCCTTGCCAGATCTGGAAGATTTCCAGAGGCGCGGTCCACAGCATGTTGGTTTTGTAAAACAGCACGTAGCCCAAGCGTCCGCCCAAGATCACGCCGAGCGTTGCCCAGAATAGAAAGTCATCCGCTTGAGGTACGCTCATCGCGGGCCGGCCTGGCGCCCAGAGCTTGTCGCGGCGGATCAGCCACACCATCCAGCGCCAACCGAGAACAAGGCCGACAATGTAGGCAAGCGCATACCAGCGCAGGTGAAACGGCCCGAACCCGAAGATCGGCGGAATCGTTAGCGCCGCCGGATCGATGTTGGGGAATGTGATGGCTTCGAGGATCACCCGGACTCACCCTTGGCTGTTAGGCCGCATTGCGCGGCTTTGGGCGGTTTCATAGACACCTCCCAGGGAACGATCCACATGCAAACGCAAAGCTCCGTGTTTGACGACCTCGCCCGGCTGATGACGGGCGCGATGGGCATGGCCCAGGGCATGAACGAGGAAGCCAAGGGCTTCATGCGCGCCCAGGCCGACCGTTTCGTAGCAGAAATGGACCTTGTAGGCCGCGACGAGTTCGAAGCCGTCAAGCAGCTTGCGGCAGACGCCCGCGCCGAAGCCGACGACCTGAAGGCCCGCGTCGCAGCGCTCGAAGCGCTGCTGAAGGATCGAGCGTAAACGAAGTTCTTGCGTCGATCCCGCGGAACTCTGCGCCGTTAAGTTTCGCGAAATACTCAAAGCGCTTAGCTAGTGATCGGGGCTTTGATTCGACGCGCTTTCAATGCGCGCATCCAAGGCGAAGAGATCGGACCGGCAGACCACGGGGCTATGGAGGCCCTAAGGGGGACGCTTCATGGATCTCTATCTCGACGACGAAGTCGAAATCTCGACAGACCCGATGGACACGGTTGAGACGGTGCTGAGCGCCGACGACCGCTTCAAATCCGAACGCGCCGAGGATGGCGATGTCCATTTCAGCTTCAAATGCTCGACGGGCGAGACGGTCGGCTATTTCAGCTATCGCGGCGAGCTGCCGGCGTTGCTGTTCACGCTGGGCTTCGATCTGCAAGCGCCGGTGTCGCGCCGCGCCGAAGCGGTGCGCCTTGCTGGTTTGATCAACGAAAATCTCTGGCTCGGCCATTTCGATGTCTGGTCCGATGACGGCACGATCATTTTCCGCCACGCCATGCCGATGATTGGCCGCGACGAAATCTCGATCGGCGAAGTGCAAGCCATGTGCGCCGCTGCTCTCGACGCCGCCGAACGGTTTCAGCCTGCGTTTCACTTCCTCATTTTAGGCGGAATGTCGGCGGACGATGCCTCGCAAGCGGCATTGTTCGAAACCGTCGGAGAAGCGTGAGCTTAGACTCTCCTTCGATTGCACTGGTCGGCGCGGGCGCCATGGGCGGCGCGCTGGTGCGCGGCTGGATTGAAGCCGTGCGCAAGGGCGGGGGCCTGACGCTCACCGTTGTTGAGCCGAACTTCGATCCTGAACTCGAACGCGAACTCGACGCCGTCGGCGCCGTGCTCAATCCGCCGGACCCCGGTCCGGTGGATGTCGTCGTGCTGGCGGTGAAGCCGCAGACCTTTGCAGCTGCTGCAGAAGCGACGCGCAAATTCGTCGGCCCCGACACGCGCGTGCTCTCAATCATGGCGGGCGTCACCATCGACACGCTCTGCCGCGAACTGAACGCCACGCGCGTCATCCGCAGCGTGCCCAACACGCCGGCGCGCATTGGCCGCGGTGTTACAGCTTACGTTGCATCGCCCGCGTGCACTGAAGAAGATCGCGCGCTGATCGAGCAATTGCTTGAACCGCTTGGCACGGTCGAACCCATCGCCGCTGAGCGTTTGATGGATGTGGTCACAGCCGTCTCCGGTTCCGGCCCCGCTTACGTCTTCCTGCTCGCTGAAGTGCTCGCTGCCGCCGCGGAGCAGGAGGGCTTGGATAAAGACACCGCCATGCGTCTCGCCAGCCGCACCGTTGCCGGCGCCGGCGCGCTGATGCTGGAGACCGGCGAAACCGCCAGCACATTGCGCAAGCAAGTCACATCGCCCGGCGGCACCACCGAAGCCGCGCTTGACGTGCTGGCGTCCGCTGACGGCCTCGGCCCACTGCTGCGCCGTGCCGTCTCTGCTGCAGCGCAGCGTTCGCGCGATCTCGGCAAGCGCTGAGCGCAACGCCTTTTCACCGCCACACGTTTTTGGCAGAACGCGGCCCAGGACGGGCAAGTGGCTACACTCGATTTCGCACCAGGCAACACCACGCAGCGCGGCGCGTGGATCAGGGATTTCCAACTCGTGGACGGCTACGTCCACGTCAAATCCACCGGCGTGCGTTTCAAGAACGACTGGCAGCTCTGGAAGGATATCGGCCGCTGGTTCACGTATTACGCGTTCGTGCGGCTGCACGGGCTGTGGTCGCACCTCAGCGGCAAGACCGGCCCGCGCATTTACTTCACGCCGCACCGCCCGCGCCCTTGGTACATACTCTGGGCCGCGACGATCTGGGGCGGCATGCGCTTCGCCAACTCACCCGAAGCCGCCGACGCGGCGATCTATTTCGAAGATCAGACTCAAGCCAGTCCGCCACCGCCACACCACGCGCGCGCGTTCAACTTTGGCGTTGGCAATGTGTCCAAGACTTACGTTGCCGAAGCAATGGAGCGTGCCTTCGGCTATCCGCTCGCGCTCGATCCAACGACGCACTTCGGCGAAGCCGTTGAGAAAGGGGAGGGCAACGGCTTGCACGATGGCCACGTCGTGCAATGCCCAACCGCGCGGCTCGAAGGCAAGAGCTATCAGCGCGTGATCAAGACAGAAGGCGCAGATGGCTGGGCCCACGATCTCCGCACCGCGTGTGTTGGCGGCAAGCCGGTCGTTGTGTTCGTCAAGAAGAAGCCCGCTAGCGCGCGCTTCTCGATCCAGAACAGCAGCGTCGTTGTGAAAAATCCCGGCGAGGTGTTCTCACGGGCGGAGCTCGCGCAGATCGAAAGTTTCTGCGCCGAGATGAAACTCGATTGGGGCGGCCTTGATGTGCTCCGCGAACACGAGAGCGGGCGGCTCTACGTTGTCGACGTCAACAAGACAGACACCGGACCTGCTGTGGTGCTGAGCTGGAAAGACCGGGCGAGGGCGACAACGCTGTTGTCGAATGCGCTGCGGAGCATGGTTTTGCGCTGATATGGAGCGCCGGCGCCCTCGCCGGCGGTTTGTGCGCGGCGCCGCCCTTCGACAGGCTCAGGGTGACGCCATTGTTAGCGTTCGCTCCATCGCCTGCAGTAGCGTCAGCCTGAGCTTGTCGAAGGCGAAGCGGGCCAAGAGTGCCGGCGAGGACGCCGGCGCTCCATAGGCGCTAGCGCTTCACCGCCACCACACCCACAACCGCGATCCGCTCCACGTCGGCGTAGTCTTCGCGCTCCAGCTCTTCGCCGAACACGTCCGGATCGATCTCGCCGTAGAGGACATCGAAATCCGCCAACGCTTCCAGAAGCGCATTGCGCAGCGGATCATCGCCACCGACCATGGCGCTGCCAGTGTAGAGCGCAAACACGCCGCCGGACTCTAGCCGCCGCGCCGCCTCTTGCGCCCAGCGCACCGACATCGCTCCGCCATGCATGCCGCCGCCGTCGCGATAGGCGCGGCGCGCCGGGTCGGCGATGTAGGGCGGGTTGGCGATGATCAGATCGATCGGCTCCGTCACGCCGGAGAGCGCGTCGCACTCCACGAACGCCGCGTCCTCGAACCCCGCCGCTTCCCAATTCGCCCGCGCCAACTCAAGCGCCAGCGGATTGATGTCCGTCAGCGTCACCTTCAGCGGCGGCAGTGAGCGCACCGCCGTCAGCGCCCCAATCCCGGACCCCGCTCCGATGTCCACCACATGCGTCCGCGCCGGCAGGTTCGGCAGCGTGTCCATCAGGAAATTCGCATAGCGATAAGAGTCAGGCCCGAAGAACACCGAGTCCGATCGCGTGGTTGGAAACGCCGAGTGCAGGAAGAAATTGTCCTCAAGGCTCGACACCCGGACCAAGCTCCGCAGCATTTCGCCGCCTCGTTCCTCCAGCATATCCGCGCCGCGCAGGAACGATAGCAGGGTGTCGTCCACCACGCCCGGCGCGAACGGCAGGCTCCAGCCGAACACGTCGCGCAGATCTTTCGCCTGCTGCTTGCCTTCACGCGCGATCACGCGCGCATGCGTGGCGGGCGTTGGCGTGATGAAACGGTACTCGCGCTGCTTCAGCGTCAGCAGCAGCCCCTTGAGCGCAGCGATCTTCTCGCTCACGCCGGCGCCGTGCTGCCGTCGCCGCCCCAAAAGTGGCGGCGGTAGGCCTCGAAGCAATCCGCGCCGCACTGCAGCCGCATCAGCGCGCCTTCAGCGATGTAGCGCGCACATTCCGGCTTCTCGGCCACCAGAGAGTAGTGCACTTCGCGGTTCCACGCTTCCGAATGCTTCACATCCAGCACCGCGTGCAGATCAAAGTAATGCCGCGCCTTCGCGGAAATCTTCAGCCGCCGCAGCGCTTCGCTCACCAGCGCCGCGCGCCCGGGCGCCGTCAACTCGATCACGCCCAGCGCGCCGATAGCGTGATATGCATACGCCCGGTTCGTCGCCAACGCCGCCATCGTATTGCCGAGCGCCAGCGACGGCGCGAGCGTCGTCTCAATCTTCGGCGTCACGCCCATCGCAAGCACGAGCGCATCCAACATCGGCCCGTGCATGCCCTTGGCGTTGCCGCGCCCCATCTCGTCCCAATAATTCCGCGCCAGCTCCAGCTTCGCCTGCACCGGCGCCTTCACCTGCGCCATCGCTACCAGGTCATCGAACCCGGCCTCGCCCGCCGCTTCCTGCTCGACGAACCAACGCATCTCATCTTTTGTGGCTCGCGCCGCCAGCCACGGGAAGAGGGCGTCACCTTGCCCTGGCCCATTCTCCTTCAGGGCCTCGTACCACTCCACGAACGGCCCAGGCTTTGTCGGCGCCCGCGTCGCACGATCCGCCTGCGCCGCACGTGTCGTTTCAACGAACGCGATCTCCTCGGCCCGCATCGCGTGCTCAGCGTCGAGCGCCGCGCGCCAGTCCTTGCCTGGCGTTTGCGGCGCCAGCCGCGCACGGTTCCAGCATGCCAGCTTCGCCTGCAGCTCATGATCGTGGTGCGGATGCGGTCGCAGCCGTCCCGCCAGTGTACCGTCCGCCATGTTATCACCCACCTCCTGCGCTGCGCGTCCCGTTACCGTGGCGCGCCCGCTTGACGGGCAACTCCAAGCCGGGGCTTGATCGCTTGGCAACTCAAATTCGCTGTCTGGAGTTTCATGTCCGCTGCACTCGACTCTGCCATCCGCCGTGATCTCGCCCGTGCGGCGCTTTCACTTGCCGCTTCAAGCCCTTGGCGAGAAGTGACGCTGGTCAAGCTCGCGGACGCAGCAAACCGTCCGATGTCGGACTTTTACGGGGCCTCGCTGGGCGAGGCGGTCGATTGTGTCGAAGAAGCGTTCGACCGTGCGATCGCAGACAGCACAGACGCCCTCGATCCCGCTCAAAGCGTCCGCGACCGCCTGTTCGAACTCATCATGCGCCGCTTCGAAGCCATGGAGCCGCACCGCCCCGCCGTGCTCGGTATGGAGCAGGGGCAGGACCGCGATCCGACGTTGCTCGCGTCAGCGCACCAACGCCACGTCCGCTGCGCCCGCTGGGTGCTGGCGCTCGCCGGCCTCGAAGCCGACGGCATGACCGGCCAAGCCCGCGCCCAAGGCCTCGGCGTCATCATCGGCCAAGCCCGCGCCGCCTGGCGCGGCGACGATGCCGGCGACTTCGCCAAGACCATGGCTTCGCTCGACAAGAACCTCCGCCGCGCTGAGGAGATGTTCGGGCGCTGGGCTGGGTTTGATGCCAAGCCGAAGGCCGACGACGCGGCGGCATCGTGACAAAGCTGCACGCTGTGCGCGGCGCCGACGCCACAGACGAAGCCCCGATCGCCGCCGATCGCCTTGTCGAGGGCGCGCCGATGACGCGCACCAGCATCGACTATGAGGGCAACGAGAAGGTCTACGCCGGCGAGTGGAGTGCCGATGTCGGCGCGTGGCGCGTGAAATACGAAGAATGGGAATTTTGCCACCTGCTCGAAGGCGCGTGCGAGCTTGTCGGCGATGATGGCGAAACGCAGCGCTACGCCGCAGGCGACAGCTTCATCATCGAGCCGGGTTTCATCGGCGTGTGGCGCGTCACCGCGCCGATGAAGAAGCGTTTCGTCATCCGCTACGACTGAAGCTCACAGCAAACTGCAATCCATCTGCGCCGCGTGCTTGCCGTTAACCGATTGGTCAGCGCTTGTTTACGTTTAGCGCGCAAATATGAACGCGCATTAGCCAGAAGGCGTGGTCATGTTCAGTTCCACCTTGAGCGACATGAAGCAAGTCATGCGATCCGCATGGCACTCGCAATACCGGGTTTGGGCGGGCCTGGCGTTCATGGCGCTCGCGATGGTCTCCATCCAATACGACGAAGTCGTCGCTCCGAAGGTTCACGGCTTCTCCGACGGGTTCGGCGCCATCGCCAGCGATATGAGCCGCCGCCTCACCAGCTTCACGCTTTAGGCTTAGGCCCGATCTCCCGGTTCAGCTTCTCGCGGCGCGCCACTTCCTGCGGCGTGGGCGGGTCCATCGCGTAGTCGGCGGTCTGCACGTCGCCATCGCGCACGTAATGCGCTACGATCAGCCCGTTCGGGGACACCTTTGCCGACGCCACCTTGAAGTGCCCCGGCCGTGCACCTTCGCCGAACAGCTTCTTGCCCGAGCCCAGTACGACCGGGAATGTGAACGTCCAGATCTCGTCGATCAGGTCTTCGGCCAGCAGCGTCTGGATCAGGTCGGAGCTGCCTTGCGTCACCAGCGCCGGCCCGTCTTCCTGCTTCAGCTTGGCGACGTCCTTAGCTGCGTCACGCAGCACGACCGTGCCCTTCCACGGAAACTCCAGCTCGCCCTTGCGCGTAACCACGTACTTCGTGATCGCGTTGAACTGCTTGGCGACCACATCGTCCGGCCCGCCTTCGGCGTACGGCCAGTGCGAAGCAAAGATGTCATAGGTGCGCCGGCCCAGCAGCAGGTCGTAAGGCTCGTTGAGCATCTTGGTGATCTCTTCGCCGAACACCGGATCGTCGCCCAGCGCCGCGACCCAGCCGCCGTACTTGAAGCCGCCCTCCCAGTCCTCCTGTGGCCCGCCAGGCGCCTGCATCACGCCGTCTAGGGAAACGAAAGCGCCTGTGATGATCTTCCGCATGATCAAATCTCCTCGGTTCTGATCCTAGGACGAACCAGCCCGGCTGATCCCGACATCCGTTAACGTCTCATCCAGCGGCGCGCTCCAAGGTTCCCACCGCATGGCGCAGCATTTCGACCTCATCGTCATCGGCTCCGGTCCGGCAGGCCGGCGGGCCGCCGTGCAAGCCGCCAAGCTCAAGAAATCTGTTCTCGTGATCGAGAAGGGGCGGCGCGTTGGCGGCGTTTGTGTGCACACCGGAACGATCCCGTCGAAGACGCTCCGCGAAACCGTGCTCAATCTCTCCGGCTGGCGCGAGCGCGGCTTCTACGGTCGCGCCCACCGCAACAAAGAGCACATCACCGCCGAAGACCTCCGCCGCCGCCTCGCGATCACGCTCGACCACGAAGTCGAAGTGCTTGAGCACCAATTCTCCCGCAACAACGTGGTGTGGACCGCCGGCAGCGCGCGCTTCGTGGGCGCCCACGCCATCGAAGTCACCGGCGAAACCGGCGACGTCCGCCACTATCATGGCGACAGCGTGATCCTCGCCGTCGGCACTTATCCGCACCGGCCTGCGCACATCCCATTCGACGGCGAAAACATCGTTGATGCCGACGAGATCCTCGATCTGAAGAAGCTGCCGCGCTCGCTCGTGGTCATTGGCGCGAGCGTCATCGGCATCGAATACGCCACCATCTTTTCTGCACTGGATGTGAAGGTCACCGTGATCGAGCCGGGCGCGAGCCTGCTCGGCTTCGTTGATCGCGAACTGGTCGACGAATTCGTCCACGATCTCCGCGACCGCGGCATGAGCCTGCGGTTCAACAGTAAAGCCGTCAGCGTCGAAAAGCTTGGCGAGGCATGCCTCGTGCAGCTGCATGACCAACGTCAGATCGCCGCCGATATGGTGCTGTTCGCCGCCGGCCGAGCCGGCGCGACCGCATCGCTCAATCTCGAAGCCGCCGGTCTCGCCGCCGACGATCGCGGTCGCATCGCCGTTGACAAAGCCACCTTCCGCACCGCCGTGCCGCACATCTACGCGGTCGGCGACGTCATCGGCTTTCCCTCACTCGCCTCCACGTCAATGGAGCAGGGCCGCATCGCGGCGTGCCACGCCTTCGGCGCCGAAGCGCACGCGCCGCCGGAATTTTTTCCGTACGGCATCTACTCGGTCCCCGAAATCTCCACCGTCGGCATGACCGAAGAGCAGGTGCGCGAAAAGGGCATCCCGTACGAGGCCGGCATCGCGCGCTTCCGCGAAACCTCGCGCGGCCACATCATGGGCCTCAATTCCGGCTTCATGAAAATGATCTTCGCGCTCGATACGCGGCGTTTGCTCGGCGTCCATATCGTGGGCGAGGGCGCGACCGAGTTGATCCACATCGGGCAAGCCGTGCTCAATCTCGGCGGCGGCCTGGACTATTTCGTCGAGAACACCTTCAACTATCCAACCCTTGCCGAAGCCTACAAGATCGCCGCCCTCGACGCGTTCAACCGCATGCCCGCGCGCGAAAAGCCCGCGGTGCATGATCTGCAGGAAATCGCGCTCCTCGCCGCCAAGCGCATCGCGAAAGCGGCGCGCGGCTAAGCCGGCTTCCGCTTCCGCCGCGTCGGCGCGCGAGCCATCGCCGGCGCATCATCGTTCACCGGCCGTGGCATCGGCCCAAGCACGGCCTTCGCCGCGCGATCAATCGCGCGCTCCCAGCGGGCCGAGTGCCGAAGCGGCAGCCCGAACTTCCGCGACATCGCGACGAACACCAGCTCCGGCACATCGACATCGCATGCGCGCTCCAAGCCTTGGAAGCCTGGCGATGAATTGGCCTCGCAAATCCGATACGCCGTCTTGTCGAACAGAATATCGATCCCCGCCACATCGAGCTGCAATTCGCGCGCGACCTTCACCGCGAGCTCCGCCATCGCCGGCGGTGGCGCAAACGGCATCGCCGCACCGCCGAGCGAAATGTTCGACTTGAAACCGCCATCGGTCGAGCGCCGCTCCATGGCGGCGACGGCCTTGCCGTCCACTACCAGCACGCGCACGTCGCGGCCGTGGCTGGCTTTGATGTATTGTTGAAACAGGAAATCCTGCCCCTGCGCCGCGCCGTCGAGCAGATTGGCTAGATCATCGAACTGAGCGCGGTTCTCGCACAGCATCACGCCCGCGCCGCGCGTGCCGCGCAGCTTCTTCACCACCACCGGAAAGCCGATCTCGCGCTCGACCAAGCCGACATCGACGGGAAACTTGCCGAGGATCGTCTTCGGGATCGGCAGCCCTGCGCCAGCTAGCACTTGCAAGGTATGCAGCTT from Terricaulis silvestris carries:
- a CDS encoding cupin domain-containing protein; this translates as MTKLHAVRGADATDEAPIAADRLVEGAPMTRTSIDYEGNEKVYAGEWSADVGAWRVKYEEWEFCHLLEGACELVGDDGETQRYAAGDSFIIEPGFIGVWRVTAPMKKRFVIRYD
- the proC gene encoding pyrroline-5-carboxylate reductase; the encoded protein is MSLDSPSIALVGAGAMGGALVRGWIEAVRKGGGLTLTVVEPNFDPELERELDAVGAVLNPPDPGPVDVVVLAVKPQTFAAAAEATRKFVGPDTRVLSIMAGVTIDTLCRELNATRVIRSVPNTPARIGRGVTAYVASPACTEEDRALIEQLLEPLGTVEPIAAERLMDVVTAVSGSGPAYVFLLAEVLAAAAEQEGLDKDTAMRLASRTVAGAGALMLETGETASTLRKQVTSPGGTTEAALDVLASADGLGPLLRRAVSAAAQRSRDLGKR
- a CDS encoding type III secretion system chaperone family protein; protein product: MDLYLDDEVEISTDPMDTVETVLSADDRFKSERAEDGDVHFSFKCSTGETVGYFSYRGELPALLFTLGFDLQAPVSRRAEAVRLAGLINENLWLGHFDVWSDDGTIIFRHAMPMIGRDEISIGEVQAMCAAALDAAERFQPAFHFLILGGMSADDASQAALFETVGEA
- a CDS encoding ATP-grasp domain-containing protein: MPEAHEVFRFQEAAKALDIELHVLKPSEFDLVVDSLGGWSAIYQGRELRKPDLIIPRTGSETSYFTLAVLRHFERQGVAIVNPPAAIEAVADKLHTLQVLAGAGLPIPKTILGKFPVDVGLVEREIGFPVVVKKLRGTRGAGVMLCENRAQFDDLANLLDGAAQGQDFLFQQYIKASHGRDVRVLVVDGKAVAAMERRSTDGGFKSNISLGGAAMPFAPPPAMAELAVKVARELQLDVAGIDILFDKTAYRICEANSSPGFQGLERACDVDVPELVFVAMSRKFGLPLRHSARWERAIDRAAKAVLGPMPRPVNDDAPAMARAPTRRKRKPA
- the sthA gene encoding Si-specific NAD(P)(+) transhydrogenase, which gives rise to MAQHFDLIVIGSGPAGRRAAVQAAKLKKSVLVIEKGRRVGGVCVHTGTIPSKTLRETVLNLSGWRERGFYGRAHRNKEHITAEDLRRRLAITLDHEVEVLEHQFSRNNVVWTAGSARFVGAHAIEVTGETGDVRHYHGDSVILAVGTYPHRPAHIPFDGENIVDADEILDLKKLPRSLVVIGASVIGIEYATIFSALDVKVTVIEPGASLLGFVDRELVDEFVHDLRDRGMSLRFNSKAVSVEKLGEACLVQLHDQRQIAADMVLFAAGRAGATASLNLEAAGLAADDRGRIAVDKATFRTAVPHIYAVGDVIGFPSLASTSMEQGRIAACHAFGAEAHAPPEFFPYGIYSVPEISTVGMTEEQVREKGIPYEAGIARFRETSRGHIMGLNSGFMKMIFALDTRRLLGVHIVGEGATELIHIGQAVLNLGGGLDYFVENTFNYPTLAEAYKIAALDAFNRMPAREKPAVHDLQEIALLAAKRIAKAARG
- a CDS encoding dihydrofolate reductase family protein — protein: MRKIITGAFVSLDGVMQAPGGPQEDWEGGFKYGGWVAALGDDPVFGEEITKMLNEPYDLLLGRRTYDIFASHWPYAEGGPDDVVAKQFNAITKYVVTRKGELEFPWKGTVVLRDAAKDVAKLKQEDGPALVTQGSSDLIQTLLAEDLIDEIWTFTFPVVLGSGKKLFGEGARPGHFKVASAKVSPNGLIVAHYVRDGDVQTADYAMDPPTPQEVARREKLNREIGPKPKA
- the lgt gene encoding prolipoprotein diacylglyceryl transferase, whose amino-acid sequence is MILEAITFPNIDPAALTIPPIFGFGPFHLRWYALAYIVGLVLGWRWMVWLIRRDKLWAPGRPAMSVPQADDFLFWATLGVILGGRLGYVLFYKTNMLWTAPLEIFQIWQGGMSFHGGLLGVAVAAWWFSRQTHVNEEQYEKLAAKHAVEKAPDGKDSEYTRLGDKWILKTEVEAARTKAKTDKVDLLHLGDVAAAAAPIGLFFGRIANFINGELWGRVTDSPFGMIFCNDRLRDQSGGVCPAGVEPRHPSQLYEAALEGIALFAIINIATLKYDTLRRPGMNVGIFLVVYGLFRALLETVREPDAHMPEALRGVITMGMLLSIPMILLGVWLINRALKQPKLAAA
- a CDS encoding methyltransferase; protein product: MSEKIAALKGLLLTLKQREYRFITPTPATHARVIAREGKQQAKDLRDVFGWSLPFAPGVVDDTLLSFLRGADMLEERGGEMLRSLVRVSSLEDNFFLHSAFPTTRSDSVFFGPDSYRYANFLMDTLPNLPARTHVVDIGAGSGIGALTAVRSLPPLKVTLTDINPLALELARANWEAAGFEDAAFVECDALSGVTEPIDLIIANPPYIADPARRAYRDGGGMHGGAMSVRWAQEAARRLESGGVFALYTGSAMVGGDDPLRNALLEALADFDVLYGEIDPDVFGEELEREDYADVERIAVVGVVAVKR
- a CDS encoding iron-containing redox enzyme family protein, with the translated sequence MADGTLAGRLRPHPHHDHELQAKLACWNRARLAPQTPGKDWRAALDAEHAMRAEEIAFVETTRAAQADRATRAPTKPGPFVEWYEALKENGPGQGDALFPWLAARATKDEMRWFVEQEAAGEAGFDDLVAMAQVKAPVQAKLELARNYWDEMGRGNAKGMHGPMLDALVLAMGVTPKIETTLAPSLALGNTMAALATNRAYAYHAIGALGVIELTAPGRAALVSEALRRLKISAKARHYFDLHAVLDVKHSEAWNREVHYSLVAEKPECARYIAEGALMRLQCGADCFEAYRRHFWGGDGSTAPA
- a CDS encoding accessory factor UbiK family protein yields the protein MQTQSSVFDDLARLMTGAMGMAQGMNEEAKGFMRAQADRFVAEMDLVGRDEFEAVKQLAADARAEADDLKARVAALEALLKDRA
- a CDS encoding class I SAM-dependent methyltransferase, with protein sequence MSLRERLVEHIRENGPMTVAEFMAACLYDPEDGYYATRPQIGGASADFLTAPEASQMFGELIGLWCAHEWDAFGKPAFNFIEIGPGRGVLMQDMLRATRGIPGFGENSNIVLVETSAPLRDEQAERVPDAEWTVRLDDAPPGPSLIVANEFLDCLPVRQFVRGEEGWHEKLVGADEVGALIFGLSAPIGAEETEDEIGAVREIAPALEAVVYELERRLHEAPGRALFIDYGYVRPEGADTLQALKNHKKVDVLDAPGEADLTAHVDFGRLATLAENAGLAVHGPIAQGQFLRTLGLEVRADALAQANPQHSERLRREVHRLTHVEQMGALFKVICISSPNLPAPAGF